A single region of the Gammaproteobacteria bacterium genome encodes:
- a CDS encoding glycosyltransferase family 2 protein: MSVKLRTQSTENSAQVCAIVVAYFPDTSMLRAALHAIYAQVQAVLIVDNTPGRHDLCEAIVGLTVTVLALGHNRGVAGGQNVGATWAQARGFTHVLLMDQDSVVAPDLVVRLLAAEISLKAEGKSVAAVAPRFLHVRRKQAALSAVAQGWSAGEVVETRAGGKCQQLDYVISSGSLIELEKLEIVGEMEEALFIDYVDIEWGLRARSKGYHCYGVYEAHIEHCLGDTDVALPWMKKRRVVVHGPLRHYYFFRNAIHLYKRPYASWAWVLNDARRLVLKYVFYSTITAPRRQHLRMMTVGIWHGVRGRRGPFPEQ, from the coding sequence ATGAGCGTGAAATTACGCACTCAATCAACCGAGAACAGCGCTCAGGTGTGTGCCATCGTGGTGGCTTATTTCCCGGACACGAGCATGCTTAGAGCAGCGCTACATGCGATCTACGCGCAGGTTCAGGCTGTGCTGATCGTCGACAACACGCCGGGTCGACACGACTTGTGTGAGGCGATAGTCGGGTTGACCGTCACCGTGCTGGCACTGGGCCATAACCGGGGCGTGGCGGGCGGCCAGAACGTGGGCGCGACATGGGCACAAGCGCGGGGGTTTACCCATGTCCTCCTGATGGATCAGGATAGCGTGGTGGCGCCCGACCTGGTGGTGCGGCTGCTCGCGGCGGAGATTTCTCTTAAAGCCGAAGGGAAATCGGTGGCCGCTGTGGCGCCTCGGTTCTTGCATGTAAGACGGAAGCAAGCAGCGCTTTCCGCGGTGGCTCAAGGCTGGTCGGCGGGCGAAGTCGTCGAGACCAGGGCGGGCGGAAAATGCCAGCAGCTCGACTACGTCATTTCCTCAGGCAGTCTCATCGAGCTGGAAAAGCTAGAGATCGTGGGCGAAATGGAGGAGGCTTTATTTATCGATTACGTGGACATCGAGTGGGGCTTGCGAGCGCGATCGAAGGGATACCATTGTTACGGTGTTTACGAGGCCCACATCGAGCATTGCTTAGGCGATACCGACGTGGCGCTGCCGTGGATGAAAAAGCGCCGGGTCGTCGTACACGGTCCGCTTCGACACTACTACTTTTTTCGTAATGCCATACATCTGTACAAACGCCCCTACGCATCGTGGGCCTGGGTTCTCAATGATGCTCGCCGCCTGGTCCTGAAATACGTCTTCTACTCGACGATAACGGCGCCTCGCCGGCAGCATCTGCGAATGATGACAGTGGGTATCTGGCACGGCGTGCGAGGCCGGCGCGGACCTTTTCCAGAGCAATGA
- a CDS encoding methyltransferase domain-containing protein, with product MTRKDKVFHYLRKDGLGLEIGPSINPIAPKKEGYRVHIIDHMSREGLVEKYKDHKVNLKKIEDVDFVWNGQPYAELIGKSKFYDWIIASHVVEHTPDLVGFLNDCESLLKDDGILSLAVPDKRFCFDRFRPITGIARVIDSHIQKNVIHTPGVAAEYFLNVVAKGGRIAWDQYHQADYTFVHTIDHARAAIDQIRAKGVYYDIHAWCFTPHSFRLLMHDLHSLGLTPLKEVGFFETVGCEFFISLSRSGEGVKLDRLQLLDKIEKDLAWERPRNEQPPEPQPWLARLKGNQFVRRAAGVLSSRFR from the coding sequence GTGACGCGAAAAGACAAAGTCTTTCATTATCTGAGAAAGGACGGACTGGGACTCGAGATCGGTCCCAGCATTAACCCGATCGCGCCCAAGAAAGAGGGTTACAGGGTTCACATCATCGACCACATGAGCAGAGAAGGACTAGTCGAAAAGTACAAAGATCACAAGGTCAACTTAAAAAAAATCGAGGATGTAGATTTCGTTTGGAATGGACAACCATACGCGGAGCTGATCGGCAAGAGTAAGTTCTACGACTGGATCATTGCCTCGCACGTTGTCGAGCACACGCCGGATCTCGTGGGTTTTCTAAATGACTGTGAAAGTTTGCTCAAGGACGACGGTATCCTTTCTCTGGCCGTACCTGACAAGCGGTTTTGTTTCGATCGATTCCGACCCATTACCGGCATCGCGCGCGTCATCGACAGCCACATCCAGAAAAACGTGATCCATACGCCGGGTGTCGCCGCCGAGTATTTCCTGAACGTCGTTGCTAAAGGGGGGCGTATCGCGTGGGATCAGTACCATCAAGCGGATTACACGTTTGTGCACACGATTGACCACGCCCGCGCTGCGATCGATCAGATTCGTGCCAAAGGGGTGTATTACGATATCCACGCCTGGTGCTTTACCCCCCATTCTTTCCGTTTGCTCATGCATGACCTGCATTCTCTGGGTCTGACACCCCTCAAGGAAGTCGGTTTCTTTGAGACCGTAGGTTGCGAGTTTTTCATAAGTCTGAGTCGCTCGGGAGAAGGAGTAAAACTCGACCGGCTACAGTTACTGGACAAGATAGAAAAAGATCTGGCGTGGGAGAGACCGCGCAACGAACAGCCTCCCGAGCCTCAACCGTGGCTAGCGCGCCTCAAGGGAAACCAGTTCGTGAGACGAGCCGCGGGAGTGCTGAGTTCCCGTTTCCGCTGA
- a CDS encoding sulfotransferase family 2 domain-containing protein, with protein MIDRTPLRSDRVREEKQKVIRCLATRPRPILDSQHKLMLLWSAKAGCTFAVKWMLDHMGLLQEALAHDQWVHKFRVAKLYAGPAHKASVRDFLNSFEGYRAIKIVRNPHKRAVSSYIHAACCGYEDARVSVFLGRPVDQHSGFTFREFVAYLETIDLCTCNVHHRMQVHPLERYFVRGSRFIIDLDHSMALLPKLERVLALPRTDPDDYRESSHHTRTSSCANEKFSGDTVYDFADKKSAVIPDYRAFYDADLEERVAALYAEDFLRYAFPTSLKEQLERGGAYAQPGS; from the coding sequence ATGATCGATCGAACGCCTCTTCGATCAGATCGAGTTCGCGAGGAGAAGCAGAAAGTGATCCGCTGCCTCGCGACGCGTCCTCGCCCGATACTCGATTCGCAACACAAGCTGATGCTTCTCTGGAGCGCCAAGGCGGGTTGTACATTCGCCGTTAAATGGATGCTTGATCATATGGGGCTTCTGCAGGAGGCGCTGGCGCACGATCAGTGGGTACATAAATTTCGTGTCGCAAAGCTTTACGCAGGACCAGCCCACAAGGCATCCGTGCGCGACTTTCTCAATTCTTTCGAGGGATACCGGGCAATTAAAATCGTCCGGAACCCACATAAGCGCGCCGTCAGCTCTTACATTCACGCGGCTTGTTGCGGTTACGAGGATGCCAGAGTATCCGTCTTTCTGGGTCGGCCCGTCGACCAACACAGCGGGTTTACTTTCAGGGAATTCGTTGCATATCTCGAAACCATCGATCTGTGCACCTGTAACGTCCATCATCGCATGCAGGTCCATCCGCTTGAGCGTTATTTTGTGCGGGGCTCCCGTTTCATAATCGATCTGGATCATTCCATGGCTTTGCTCCCGAAGCTGGAACGGGTGCTCGCCTTGCCGCGGACGGATCCAGACGACTACCGTGAATCATCCCACCATACGCGTACATCATCGTGTGCTAACGAGAAGTTCAGCGGCGATACGGTTTATGATTTCGCGGACAAAAAAAGCGCAGTGATTCCAGATTATCGCGCATTTTATGATGCGGACCTCGAAGAGCGAGTCGCGGCACTCTACGCGGAGGATTTTTTAAGATACGCCTTCCCGACTTCCTTGAAGGAACAACTCGAGCGAGGAGGAGCGTATGCACAACCGGGATCATAG
- a CDS encoding sulfotransferase family 2 domain-containing protein has product MIVAPPEPIVDSRHKVVLLWSAKAGCTFAVKWMLGHMGLLQEALAHHRWVHHYRIQKLYKSAAHKAAVRDFVDEPAGYRFVKIVRNPFKRALSSYIHASQCGYEDVPMATFLGRAVDAENRYSFREFVGYLETT; this is encoded by the coding sequence TTGATAGTGGCGCCGCCGGAGCCGATCGTAGATTCTCGACACAAGGTGGTGCTTCTCTGGAGCGCCAAGGCGGGCTGTACATTCGCGGTAAAATGGATGCTCGGTCACATGGGGTTGCTGCAGGAGGCGCTGGCGCATCATCGTTGGGTTCATCATTACCGCATTCAAAAGCTATACAAAAGCGCGGCGCACAAGGCGGCAGTTCGGGACTTCGTCGACGAGCCCGCCGGTTACCGTTTTGTCAAGATCGTCAGGAATCCGTTCAAGCGCGCCTTGAGCTCCTATATACACGCTTCGCAGTGCGGCTACGAAGATGTACCCATGGCGACGTTTCTTGGCCGAGCCGTCGATGCGGAGAACCGTTATTCCTTTCGGGAGTTCGTTGGCTATCTGGAAACGACCTGA
- a CDS encoding sulfotransferase family 2 domain-containing protein gives MELDTLLRINPQPIIDSRNKLIVLWSAKAGCTFVVKWIFFHMGVFDAAFPRVHKYRVETLYPSQQYSAAVDDFLRAPGDYRAIKFVRPPFKRAVSSYIQAARFGYEDAGLSEFLGREIDATHRFSFNEFLRYLETVDLTNCNIHHQLQAHALERHRMLASMFLVNLDCSLQTLPKLESFLSLAKTDPNQFRESHHHTRKPSSESGDFHGDKVFDIYDKAAPEMPGYRGFYDAELTDRVASLYAEDLVRYGFSPSLDEERRNQA, from the coding sequence ATGGAACTAGATACACTGCTGCGCATCAATCCGCAGCCGATAATCGACTCACGTAACAAGCTGATTGTGCTGTGGAGCGCGAAAGCAGGATGCACCTTCGTCGTGAAATGGATTTTTTTCCACATGGGCGTTTTCGACGCGGCATTTCCGCGTGTTCACAAGTATCGCGTGGAGACTTTGTATCCCAGTCAGCAATACAGCGCCGCGGTCGATGATTTCCTGCGCGCGCCCGGCGACTACCGCGCGATAAAGTTCGTCCGGCCACCCTTCAAGCGGGCCGTCAGTTCTTATATACAGGCCGCTCGATTTGGATACGAAGATGCCGGGCTGAGCGAATTTCTCGGGCGCGAAATCGACGCTACCCATCGCTTTTCTTTCAATGAGTTCCTCCGCTATCTCGAAACCGTGGATCTGACCAATTGCAATATCCATCATCAATTGCAGGCGCACGCACTGGAGCGCCACCGCATGCTGGCATCGATGTTTCTGGTCAATCTGGACTGTTCTCTGCAAACACTTCCAAAACTTGAATCGTTCTTGTCGCTTGCGAAAACGGACCCTAATCAATTTCGCGAATCGCACCATCACACCCGCAAGCCGTCCAGCGAGTCTGGTGATTTTCACGGCGACAAAGTTTTTGACATCTACGACAAAGCCGCTCCCGAGATGCCGGGTTATCGCGGCTTCTATGACGCGGAATTAACAGACCGCGTTGCCAGTCTGTATGCGGAGGATCTCGTGCGCTACGGCTTTAGCCCGTCGCTGGACGAAGAGCGTCGTAATCAGGCATGA
- a CDS encoding class I SAM-dependent methyltransferase, with amino-acid sequence MWNRIRQRLFAGNRARTDHQSTDTTPQADTSQGDAARDDDARAAAIAREFDQRQPWVTRFWINGVAYGGAFDAMNDVRLEQFRARFSEVKTILELGALEGGHSFGLAAAPQVTRIVGLEGRASNIERARLVQQLLGVGEVEFHEVNLEQTDLTDWGRFDAVFCSGLLYHLPEPWKLLDQCAKVSPGFFMWTHYATGDGNVEVNGYRGKWYRESGLGDPLSGMSQESFWPTLPALERMLRQSAYNEVHIIHDDANHPHGPAVTLAATV; translated from the coding sequence GTGTGGAACAGGATTCGCCAGCGTCTGTTCGCGGGTAATCGCGCGCGGACGGATCACCAGAGCACCGACACTACGCCCCAGGCCGACACGTCGCAGGGCGACGCGGCCCGTGACGACGATGCGCGAGCAGCCGCAATCGCGCGCGAATTTGACCAGCGTCAGCCGTGGGTTACGCGGTTCTGGATAAACGGCGTGGCTTATGGCGGCGCCTTTGACGCCATGAACGATGTGCGCCTGGAGCAGTTCCGCGCGCGATTCTCCGAGGTCAAAACTATTCTTGAACTCGGCGCGCTGGAAGGCGGCCATAGTTTCGGGCTGGCCGCGGCTCCTCAGGTAACGCGTATCGTGGGTCTGGAGGGCCGGGCTTCCAATATCGAGCGCGCACGTCTGGTTCAGCAGCTGCTTGGCGTCGGCGAGGTTGAGTTTCACGAAGTCAATCTCGAGCAAACGGACCTTACCGACTGGGGTCGGTTCGACGCGGTTTTCTGCTCCGGACTCTTGTACCACCTGCCCGAGCCCTGGAAGCTTCTGGATCAGTGCGCAAAGGTCAGCCCCGGATTCTTTATGTGGACGCATTACGCCACCGGTGACGGCAATGTGGAAGTCAACGGCTATCGCGGCAAGTGGTACCGGGAAAGCGGTCTCGGCGATCCATTGAGCGGCATGTCGCAGGAATCCTTCTGGCCGACTTTGCCAGCACTGGAACGTATGCTGCGGCAGAGCGCATACAACGAGGTTCATATCATTCACGATGACGCGAATCACCCGCACGGCCCGGCGGTGACCCTTGCGGCAACAGTTTGA